A section of the Verrucomicrobium sp. GAS474 genome encodes:
- the kdpC gene encoding K(+)-transporting ATPase subunit C: MNIVNSLKTSVVLTAILALVCCGLYPLLVWGLGQGLFPAQANGSLITDRHNVVVGSALLGQPFGGETYFHPRPSAAGPAGYDATASGGTNLGPTSKKLADAVAQAVAAYRQENGLSETAEVPADAVTSSGSGLDPHISLRNALLQAPRVAAKRGLAEGKVRALIAENTDHPFPRFLEGEQPPVNVLTLNLALDGVTK, translated from the coding sequence ATGAATATCGTGAATTCCCTCAAGACCTCCGTCGTCCTCACCGCGATCCTCGCCCTCGTCTGCTGCGGCCTCTACCCCCTCCTCGTCTGGGGGTTGGGGCAGGGCCTCTTTCCGGCCCAGGCCAATGGCAGCCTGATCACGGACCGGCATAACGTCGTCGTCGGATCGGCCCTGCTCGGCCAGCCGTTCGGCGGGGAAACCTACTTCCACCCCCGTCCTTCGGCGGCGGGTCCCGCCGGCTATGACGCCACGGCCTCGGGCGGGACCAACCTCGGGCCGACCTCGAAGAAGCTCGCCGACGCGGTGGCCCAGGCCGTCGCCGCCTACCGGCAGGAGAACGGCCTTTCCGAAACGGCGGAGGTCCCCGCCGATGCCGTCACCTCCTCGGGCAGCGGCCTCGACCCCCACATCAGCCTCCGCAACGCCCTCCTCCAGGCTCCCCGGGTGGCGGCGAAGCGGGGCCTCGCCGAAGGCAAGGTGCGGGCGCTCATCGCCGAGAACACGGATCATCCCTTTCCCCGCTTCCTCGAGGGCGAGCAGCCCCCGGTCAACGTCCTGACGCTCAACCTCGCCCTCGACGGCGTCACGAAGTAG
- a CDS encoding universal stress protein gives MNVRPSPEDFLRLIERQRRGKLKVYLGSAAGVGKTYAMLVEGRRLRDLGVDAVIGYVEPHARPETTAQIGGLERVPPREVRLGGGGPALAEMDLDAVLRRKPTVALVDEMAHTNAAGSPNAKRYDDIEALLDAGIHVITTLNVQHFESLCNVVEQATGIRVRERVPDTLIAEADQIVNVDLPAEDLIDRLKAGKIYPPEQAARALEHFFTEENLTRLREMALSEAANFLDRRQRRKTDAEASAASPTLARVVVAVSSGGPHPEILLRKASRLAHQLNGTWQAVYVRTPREHPNRLSLEMERRLAATLEIAQKMGGTVIVLKGADVVAALAGFAREAGASHLVMGKPGAKPLSRLFRKSWIERLAAALPGVDILLG, from the coding sequence ATGAACGTCAGGCCCTCCCCCGAGGATTTCCTCCGGCTGATCGAGCGTCAGCGCCGGGGGAAGCTCAAGGTCTACCTCGGTTCGGCCGCGGGGGTGGGCAAGACCTATGCGATGCTCGTCGAGGGGCGGCGGCTGCGGGATCTCGGGGTCGATGCGGTCATCGGCTATGTGGAACCCCACGCCCGCCCCGAGACGACGGCGCAAATCGGCGGCCTGGAACGGGTGCCGCCCCGGGAGGTCCGGCTGGGCGGGGGCGGGCCGGCCCTCGCCGAGATGGACCTCGACGCCGTCCTCCGACGGAAGCCGACCGTCGCCCTGGTCGACGAGATGGCCCATACCAACGCCGCCGGAAGCCCGAACGCCAAACGCTACGACGACATCGAGGCGCTGCTCGACGCGGGCATCCACGTCATCACCACGCTCAACGTCCAGCACTTCGAGTCGCTCTGCAACGTCGTCGAGCAGGCGACCGGCATCCGCGTGCGGGAGCGGGTGCCCGACACCCTCATCGCCGAGGCCGACCAGATCGTCAACGTCGACCTCCCCGCCGAGGACCTGATCGATCGCCTGAAGGCCGGAAAAATCTATCCCCCGGAGCAGGCGGCCCGTGCCCTGGAGCATTTCTTCACCGAAGAGAACCTGACCCGCCTCCGTGAAATGGCCCTCTCCGAAGCCGCGAACTTCCTCGACCGGCGGCAGCGGCGGAAAACCGACGCGGAGGCTTCGGCCGCCTCGCCGACGCTCGCCCGCGTCGTCGTCGCCGTCAGCAGCGGCGGACCCCATCCCGAGATCCTGCTCCGCAAGGCCTCGCGCCTGGCGCACCAGCTCAACGGGACCTGGCAGGCCGTCTACGTCCGGACGCCGAGGGAGCATCCCAACCGGCTGTCGCTGGAAATGGAGCGGCGGCTCGCCGCGACCCTGGAAATCGCGCAGAAGATGGGCGGCACCGTCATCGTCCTGAAGGGGGCCGATGTCGTCGCCGCCTTGGCCGGGTTCGCGCGGGAAGCGGGAGCCTCCCACCTCGTCATGGGGAAGCCGGGGGCGAAGCCCCTGTCCCGACTCTTCCGGAAGTCGTGGATTGAGCGGCTGGCGGCGGCCCTTCCCGGCGTCGACATCCTGCTGGGCTAA
- the polX gene encoding DNA polymerase/3'-5' exonuclease PolX, which produces MDKSAVAAVLEEIALLLELKGENAFKSRAYKTAARTLETLPEDLATLVAEDRLKDVPGIGDALRQKITELVETGKLGYYEKLRAEFPATLFDLFDLPGLGPKKIKILYEQLKIADIPALEAACKEGKLEALAGFGAKTEANILLSIEQRRSYQSQHRLGDVLDIAEDLVDTLRTHPDIHRVSVAGSLRRGKEIVKDIDLIASASPEHAKGIMEAFVALPEVTRILGQGETKASVILADGLQCDLRIVPDRDFATALHHFTGSKEHNVALRQRAIAQGKKMSEWGLFRTGPGGEEIEKIPVYSEEQLFHELGLDPIPPELRENLGEIEAAEKGEVPRLLEWTELRGAFHNHTNASDGSNTLEEMAIAASGVGLSYLGFADHSKSSFQANGLDEIRFAAQIEAIEKYNATPDKDHDIHLFSGVECDILKDGKLDFDDAFLSRFDYVVASLHAGFTKDEDEMTRRLTKAMENKHVTILGHATGRLLLKREAYPVNLDKIIDCAAETGTWIELNANPWRLDLDWRWWHKARDKGVKCVINADAHKGSDLAYLKIGVKLARKGWLRKEDVMNTLPLAKIKTALGEKRKR; this is translated from the coding sequence ATGGACAAGTCCGCCGTTGCCGCCGTTCTCGAGGAAATCGCCCTCCTGCTCGAACTCAAAGGAGAGAACGCCTTCAAGTCCCGCGCCTACAAGACGGCGGCCCGGACCCTCGAAACACTCCCCGAAGACCTCGCCACCCTCGTCGCCGAGGACCGCCTGAAGGACGTCCCCGGCATCGGCGACGCCCTGCGGCAGAAGATCACCGAACTCGTCGAGACGGGAAAGCTCGGTTACTACGAGAAACTCCGCGCCGAATTCCCCGCCACGCTCTTCGACCTCTTCGACCTCCCCGGCCTCGGGCCGAAGAAGATCAAGATCCTCTACGAGCAGCTGAAGATCGCCGACATCCCGGCCCTCGAGGCCGCGTGCAAGGAAGGGAAGCTCGAGGCCCTCGCCGGATTCGGCGCGAAGACCGAGGCGAATATTCTCCTCTCGATCGAGCAGCGCCGGAGCTACCAGAGCCAGCACCGCCTCGGCGACGTCCTCGACATCGCCGAGGACCTCGTCGACACCCTTCGCACCCATCCCGACATCCACCGCGTCAGCGTCGCCGGGAGCCTCCGGCGCGGGAAGGAGATCGTGAAGGACATCGACCTCATCGCCTCGGCCTCCCCCGAGCACGCGAAGGGGATCATGGAGGCCTTCGTCGCCCTTCCCGAGGTGACCCGCATCCTCGGCCAAGGCGAGACCAAGGCGAGCGTCATCCTCGCCGACGGCCTCCAGTGCGACCTCCGCATCGTCCCCGACCGTGACTTCGCGACCGCCCTCCACCACTTCACCGGGAGCAAGGAACACAACGTGGCCCTCCGCCAGCGGGCCATCGCGCAGGGGAAGAAGATGAGCGAGTGGGGCCTCTTCCGTACCGGCCCCGGCGGCGAGGAGATCGAGAAGATCCCCGTCTACAGCGAGGAGCAGCTCTTCCACGAACTCGGCCTCGACCCGATCCCGCCCGAGCTCCGGGAAAACCTCGGCGAGATCGAGGCCGCCGAGAAGGGCGAGGTCCCCCGCCTCCTTGAATGGACCGAGCTGCGCGGCGCGTTCCACAACCACACCAACGCCAGCGACGGCTCGAACACCCTGGAGGAAATGGCGATCGCCGCCAGCGGGGTCGGCCTCTCCTACCTCGGCTTCGCCGACCACTCGAAGTCGTCGTTCCAGGCCAACGGCCTCGACGAGATCCGCTTCGCCGCGCAGATCGAGGCGATCGAGAAATACAACGCCACGCCCGACAAGGACCACGACATCCACCTCTTCAGCGGCGTCGAGTGCGACATCCTGAAGGACGGCAAGCTCGACTTCGACGACGCCTTCCTGAGCCGCTTCGACTACGTCGTCGCCTCCCTCCACGCCGGCTTCACCAAGGACGAGGACGAGATGACCCGCCGCCTGACGAAGGCGATGGAGAACAAGCACGTCACCATCCTCGGCCACGCCACCGGCCGCCTCCTGCTGAAGCGCGAGGCCTACCCGGTGAACCTCGACAAGATCATCGACTGCGCCGCCGAGACCGGTACCTGGATCGAGCTGAACGCGAACCCGTGGCGCCTCGACCTCGATTGGCGCTGGTGGCACAAGGCGCGGGACAAGGGTGTGAAGTGCGTCATCAACGCCGATGCCCACAAGGGCTCCGACCTCGCCTACCTCAAGATCGGCGTGAAGCTCGCCCGCAAGGGCTGGCTGCGAAAGGAAGACGTGATGAACACCCTCCCGCTGGCGAAGATCAAGACGGCACTGGGGGAGAAGCGGAAGCGTTAG
- the hemL gene encoding glutamate-1-semialdehyde 2,1-aminomutase, producing MIVPVRSLVRSKALFAEALTLIPGGVNSPVRAFRNVGGEPFFAERAAGARVWDVDGNSYVDYVGTWGPAILGHAPEAVLRAVGVAAASGTSFGIPTAREVEMARKIVSWVPSVEKVRMTSSGTEACMAAVRLARGFTGRDKLIKFEGCYHGHGDSLLVKAGSGALTHGEPDSAGVPAAIAGLTLSLPFNDLAAVRAAFEQNRGQIAAVIVEPVPGNVGLLLPEPGFHEGLRTLCDAHGALLIFDEVMTGFRLAKGGAQEGIGVRPDLSTFGKVIGGGFPVGAFGGRAEVMDCLAPVGKVYQAGTLSGNPVAMAAGLAQLAELERLDGFRRLEEVGAALEAGLRGIFAKSARSGSVQLHRRGSMFSLFFTAKPVRNCADAMASDREVFRKLFFGLLERGVYIAPSPFEAGFLSLAHGADEVEETLRAVAEVVPTL from the coding sequence ATGATTGTTCCCGTCCGCTCCCTTGTCCGGTCGAAAGCCCTTTTCGCCGAAGCCCTCACCCTGATCCCCGGCGGGGTCAATTCCCCCGTCCGCGCCTTCCGCAATGTCGGCGGGGAGCCGTTCTTCGCCGAGCGGGCCGCCGGGGCCCGCGTCTGGGACGTCGACGGGAATAGCTACGTCGATTACGTCGGGACGTGGGGCCCCGCGATCCTCGGCCACGCGCCGGAGGCGGTCCTCCGGGCGGTCGGCGTGGCGGCGGCCTCCGGCACCAGCTTCGGCATCCCGACGGCCCGCGAGGTCGAGATGGCGCGGAAGATCGTCTCCTGGGTTCCCTCGGTCGAGAAGGTGCGGATGACGAGCAGCGGAACCGAGGCCTGCATGGCCGCCGTCCGGCTGGCGCGGGGCTTCACCGGGCGTGACAAGCTGATCAAGTTCGAGGGGTGCTACCATGGCCACGGCGATTCCCTCCTCGTGAAGGCGGGCTCCGGCGCGCTGACCCACGGGGAGCCCGACAGCGCGGGCGTCCCTGCCGCCATCGCGGGGCTGACCCTTTCCCTCCCGTTCAACGACCTCGCCGCCGTCCGCGCCGCCTTCGAGCAGAACCGGGGGCAGATCGCCGCCGTGATCGTCGAGCCGGTCCCGGGGAACGTCGGCCTCCTCCTGCCGGAGCCCGGCTTCCACGAAGGGCTCCGCACGCTCTGCGACGCGCACGGCGCGCTCCTGATTTTCGACGAGGTGATGACCGGCTTCCGTCTCGCCAAGGGCGGGGCGCAGGAGGGGATCGGCGTCCGGCCCGATCTCTCCACGTTCGGCAAGGTGATCGGCGGGGGATTCCCCGTCGGGGCCTTCGGCGGGCGGGCCGAGGTGATGGATTGCCTCGCCCCGGTCGGCAAGGTCTACCAGGCCGGGACGCTCTCGGGGAATCCCGTCGCAATGGCGGCGGGGCTGGCGCAGTTGGCCGAATTGGAGCGCCTCGACGGGTTCCGCCGGCTGGAGGAGGTCGGCGCGGCGCTGGAGGCGGGCCTGCGCGGGATCTTCGCGAAGTCGGCCCGATCGGGATCGGTGCAGCTCCATCGGCGCGGCTCGATGTTCTCCCTTTTCTTCACCGCGAAGCCGGTCCGCAACTGCGCCGACGCGATGGCCTCCGACCGGGAGGTCTTCAGGAAGCTCTTCTTCGGCCTGCTGGAACGGGGCGTCTACATCGCGCCCTCGCCCTTCGAGGCCGGGTTCCTCAGCCTGGCCCACGGGGCGGACGAGGTGGAGGAGACGCTCCGGGCGGTCGCCGAGGTGGTGCCGACTCTCTAA